A genomic stretch from Sulfobacillus thermosulfidooxidans includes:
- a CDS encoding fibronectin type III domain-containing protein has translation MMARGKVGKMVNLSQRPRFQHWVLWIVTGVSVLLVPVAFIAGWLADMSQVRPVLTQLSQAQQATMRQAKAIPKEPPSQAPGHIVASWGLSQVVLKWTRVPHASAYVVYRVAGNQSVAEAQKIGQVIQSTHEVEFVDSGVLPGTQYTYWIAAINAAGQGPMTQALSGETYLAPSTIAQRVEQSAVPVQATAWTQGGLGIFAPTQKTYHSLAFAIDGVLYTSLYIPSSDSHSTWLTKHWVSWTLAGLPVHVLKTTHQLTVLPMPLKEKTLVSLVPGSVTTTNVLVWYHQGTWHHQLFTGTVANLPANAVVMNGYGKVIALTNNLGQWMAIPSSTLH, from the coding sequence ATGATGGCCAGAGGAAAGGTCGGTAAGATGGTTAATCTTTCGCAAAGACCCCGGTTCCAGCACTGGGTACTGTGGATAGTGACTGGGGTGAGTGTGCTGTTAGTTCCAGTGGCCTTTATCGCGGGATGGTTGGCGGATATGAGTCAAGTGCGGCCTGTATTGACTCAACTAAGCCAAGCGCAACAAGCTACGATGCGGCAAGCAAAGGCTATCCCGAAAGAACCTCCCAGTCAAGCTCCGGGCCACATTGTGGCATCGTGGGGCTTGTCTCAGGTTGTTCTTAAGTGGACACGGGTTCCCCACGCCAGTGCTTACGTGGTTTATCGGGTAGCGGGGAATCAAAGTGTTGCAGAGGCTCAAAAAATTGGCCAAGTTATCCAGAGCACCCATGAGGTGGAGTTTGTGGATTCGGGTGTTCTTCCTGGCACGCAGTATACCTATTGGATCGCTGCAATAAATGCTGCCGGGCAAGGTCCTATGACCCAAGCGCTCAGTGGGGAAACGTATTTGGCGCCTTCCACGATCGCCCAACGTGTGGAACAAAGCGCCGTGCCAGTCCAGGCGACGGCATGGACTCAAGGAGGATTGGGGATTTTTGCCCCGACCCAAAAGACCTATCATTCGCTCGCTTTCGCTATTGATGGCGTTCTCTATACGTCCTTATATATTCCGTCCAGTGATTCACACTCGACATGGCTGACGAAGCACTGGGTGAGTTGGACGCTTGCTGGTTTACCGGTGCATGTATTGAAGACGACTCACCAGTTAACAGTGTTGCCAATGCCACTTAAAGAGAAGACCCTCGTCTCTTTAGTACCGGGATCGGTCACCACCACCAACGTTTTAGTGTGGTATCACCAAGGCACATGGCACCATCAATTATTTACTGGGACTGTTGCCAACTTGCCTGCTAATGCTGTGGTGATGAATGGTTATGGCAAGGTCATTGCGCTGACCAACAATCTTGGTCAATGGATGGCGATACCTTCTTCCACGCTCCATTAA
- the cimA gene encoding citramalate synthase, whose translation MSNPIQLYDTTLRDGTQRRGISLSVEDKLQITKLLDEFGFDYIEGGWPASNPKDTAFFKSAGRYVKHAKITAFGSTRRRGVFVDSDVNLRAILDAECPAATLFGKSSVFQATKILGLSLEENLAMVEESIQFLRNHGLEVIFDAEHFFDGCQEDLSYALDVLKAAENGGAAWIVLCDTNGGSLPDQVREFVGQARNVVTVPLGIHAHNDGGLAVANSLAAVQAGVSMVQGTINGYGERCGNANLCTIWPNLVYKMKLPAGNEAMLRELTRLSRTVAEIANLIPDDSAPFVGDNAFTHKAGVHVGAVRKYPEAYEHIRPEQVGQTRRILVSELAGRSNLLYHFQNLDASSETVKELVQTVKRMEARGYQYEDAPSSMKLLVERSLGHVPVYFDVDRFHASVTHDQRTIAEATVRIVVGDDHFVEVGEGDGPVHALDAALRRALTRIYPVIEGLRLKDYKVRVLDGRDGTRALVRVWIRSEFRDETVQTVGVSRNILEASWLALLDSVNYVLWISHAVPAINEHQLRPSK comes from the coding sequence ATGTCAAATCCAATCCAACTGTATGACACCACATTGCGTGATGGGACGCAAAGACGGGGAATCTCCCTCTCGGTCGAAGATAAATTGCAAATTACAAAACTCTTAGATGAATTTGGCTTCGATTATATCGAGGGAGGATGGCCGGCTTCGAATCCCAAAGATACCGCGTTCTTTAAAAGTGCGGGCCGTTATGTCAAACATGCAAAAATTACAGCTTTTGGAAGCACCCGTCGCCGTGGCGTGTTCGTGGATTCCGATGTGAATTTGCGTGCCATATTAGATGCTGAATGCCCCGCGGCCACATTATTTGGAAAATCATCGGTATTTCAAGCCACGAAAATTCTAGGATTGAGCCTAGAAGAAAATCTTGCCATGGTTGAAGAATCGATACAATTCCTGCGCAATCATGGTCTGGAAGTGATTTTTGATGCCGAGCATTTCTTCGATGGGTGCCAAGAAGATTTATCCTATGCGCTCGATGTGCTTAAAGCCGCTGAGAATGGTGGAGCCGCTTGGATCGTTTTGTGCGATACAAATGGCGGGAGTTTACCTGATCAAGTTCGAGAGTTTGTGGGACAAGCGCGCAATGTCGTGACAGTGCCGTTAGGCATTCATGCCCACAATGACGGCGGCTTAGCCGTTGCCAACTCGCTTGCCGCCGTTCAAGCCGGAGTGAGCATGGTTCAAGGCACAATCAACGGCTATGGAGAACGGTGTGGCAATGCGAATCTTTGCACCATTTGGCCTAATTTAGTGTACAAAATGAAATTACCTGCGGGCAATGAAGCCATGTTGAGGGAGCTGACCCGCTTATCACGTACAGTGGCGGAAATTGCGAATTTAATTCCGGACGATTCAGCCCCCTTTGTCGGCGATAATGCCTTCACTCATAAAGCAGGAGTTCATGTTGGTGCCGTGCGAAAATATCCTGAAGCTTATGAGCATATTCGTCCGGAACAGGTGGGGCAGACTCGCCGCATTTTGGTGTCCGAATTAGCGGGACGCTCAAATTTACTCTATCATTTTCAAAATCTTGACGCCTCATCGGAAACGGTCAAAGAGTTGGTGCAGACGGTTAAACGTATGGAAGCGCGCGGATATCAATATGAAGATGCACCCTCTTCCATGAAACTCTTGGTGGAACGGTCTTTAGGCCATGTGCCAGTATATTTTGACGTCGATCGTTTCCACGCGTCTGTCACCCACGATCAACGAACCATTGCCGAAGCAACGGTTCGCATCGTTGTGGGCGATGATCACTTCGTTGAAGTTGGTGAAGGCGATGGCCCTGTTCACGCTCTTGATGCCGCTTTAAGGCGTGCCTTGACACGAATTTATCCCGTTATTGAAGGATTGCGCTTAAAAGATTATAAAGTGCGGGTGCTCGACGGACGCGATGGCACCAGAGCATTAGTAAGAGTCTGGATTCGCTCAGAATTTCGGGATGAAACCGTCCAAACTGTTGGGGTATCCCGCAACATTCTGGAAGCTTCATGGCTAGCCTTACTCGATTCCGTCAATTATGTTTTGTGGATTTCCCATGCAGTTCCCGCAATTAATGAACACCAGCTCCGGCCTTCAAAATAG
- a CDS encoding ABC transporter ATP-binding protein — MAPLIELDHINFSRNGQNILQDISWRVEPGQNWALIGANGSGKTTLLNIITGYLWPSSGHVRVLGHEYGHVDLREIRKTIGWVSVSLGDWFFSHHGDNTVLQVVASGRDSSIGVPYRNISDDTKAHATKALEAVRMADKAERVYRLLSQGERQRVLLARAYMASFRLLILDEPCTGLDIPSREMVLDSIEQLAHEGEIALLYVTHHVEELRNTFSHGLLLDHGRILQQGRLDHVITNQTLSDAFGMPIEVQWDHGRPWVKVIHSTYFH, encoded by the coding sequence ATGGCACCACTTATCGAATTAGACCACATCAATTTTTCGCGCAATGGTCAAAATATCCTTCAAGATATTTCATGGCGAGTCGAACCGGGACAAAATTGGGCATTAATCGGCGCCAACGGTTCGGGAAAGACCACATTGCTCAATATTATAACCGGATATCTGTGGCCTTCTTCGGGGCACGTCAGGGTGTTAGGACATGAATATGGTCATGTTGATCTTCGTGAAATTCGCAAGACCATTGGATGGGTCAGTGTGTCATTAGGCGATTGGTTCTTTTCTCATCATGGCGACAATACGGTCTTACAAGTCGTGGCGAGTGGTCGGGATTCTTCGATCGGAGTCCCTTACCGCAATATCTCGGATGATACTAAGGCCCATGCTACAAAAGCGTTAGAAGCAGTCCGCATGGCAGACAAGGCCGAACGAGTGTACCGCCTCCTATCTCAAGGTGAACGACAACGCGTATTACTCGCACGGGCTTATATGGCATCCTTTCGCTTGCTCATTCTTGATGAGCCCTGTACAGGCTTAGACATTCCCTCAAGGGAAATGGTCTTGGACAGTATTGAACAATTAGCTCATGAAGGAGAAATTGCTCTGTTATATGTAACACACCATGTCGAAGAGCTCCGTAATACCTTTAGTCATGGTCTCCTCCTCGATCATGGCCGCATTCTGCAACAAGGACGCTTAGACCACGTCATTACCAACCAAACCTTGTCAGATGCGTTTGGGATGCCAATTGAAGTACAATGGGATCATGGACGGCCATGGGTAAAAGTCATTCACTCTACATATTTCCACTAG
- a CDS encoding ABC transporter ATP-binding protein, translated as MASVVLQHVTKRYGSVEAVHDVNLNIQDQEFLVFLGPSGCGKTTTLRMVAGLEELSDGDIFIGDENVSQKPPKDRDIAMVFQNYALYPHMTVYENMAFGLKLRKTPKSEIDRRVKEAAEILGLGQLLTRKPKELSGGQRQRVALGRAIVREPKAFLMDEPLSNLDAKLRTQTRVELKNLHRRLGATIIYVTHDQTEAMTMGTRIVVMRDGVVQQVDTPDGIYNNPANQFVATFVGTPAMNLIKGTVQVQGDQSVFHVGSQFIELPARIRHALSKLGNNQLTIGLRPEDIFLHNHQETSAVLNATVQVIEPMGHENIVYLDLEGQPLIARTDNSWLARSGDTVKMAINLPRLHAFDPSTEASLLYS; from the coding sequence ATGGCTAGTGTCGTTCTACAACATGTAACCAAACGCTATGGTTCTGTCGAAGCCGTGCATGACGTCAATTTAAACATTCAAGACCAAGAATTTTTAGTCTTCCTAGGACCATCCGGCTGTGGTAAAACCACCACATTACGCATGGTGGCAGGTTTAGAAGAACTATCAGATGGAGACATTTTCATTGGAGATGAAAATGTGAGCCAAAAACCTCCCAAAGATCGGGATATTGCGATGGTCTTTCAAAACTATGCGCTTTATCCTCATATGACCGTCTATGAAAATATGGCATTTGGTCTGAAATTGCGCAAAACACCAAAGAGCGAGATTGACCGTCGAGTCAAAGAAGCTGCGGAAATTTTGGGATTAGGGCAACTGCTGACGCGTAAACCCAAGGAACTTTCCGGAGGACAACGCCAACGAGTAGCCCTCGGACGCGCCATTGTACGAGAACCGAAAGCCTTTTTAATGGACGAGCCGTTGTCTAATCTGGATGCAAAACTGCGCACCCAAACACGCGTAGAACTTAAAAATTTACACCGGCGTCTAGGCGCTACAATAATTTATGTGACCCATGATCAAACCGAAGCCATGACGATGGGAACACGGATCGTTGTCATGCGTGATGGCGTCGTCCAGCAGGTTGACACTCCCGACGGAATTTACAACAATCCCGCCAATCAATTTGTCGCCACGTTTGTAGGCACACCTGCGATGAACCTCATTAAGGGTACGGTACAAGTCCAGGGCGATCAGAGTGTCTTTCATGTCGGATCACAATTTATTGAGTTACCTGCGCGGATTCGGCATGCCTTAAGTAAATTGGGCAACAACCAACTCACCATTGGTTTACGGCCCGAGGACATTTTCTTACACAATCATCAAGAAACCTCTGCGGTCCTGAATGCAACGGTCCAAGTAATCGAACCCATGGGGCACGAAAATATCGTTTATCTCGATTTAGAAGGTCAGCCACTGATTGCGCGCACTGATAACTCGTGGCTCGCCCGCAGCGGTGATACCGTCAAGATGGCTATTAATCTTCCCCGGTTGCACGCTTTTGATCCCTCGACCGAAGCCTCTTTACTCTATTCATAG
- the murQ gene encoding N-acetylmuramic acid 6-phosphate etherase: MEPDKSIERLETEMWDRTMPWLENLSTVEMLRAINQADQAVPILVGEQIPVIGEAVDLIAEVLQRGGRLFYVGAGTSGRLGILDAAECPPTFNTDPTMIQAIMAGGQEAIRHAVEGAEDDVDAGRHAMKDYGIDEGDVVVGLSASGRTPFVLGALREARQLGARTISVNCNRDPETQQYSDITIVIPTGPEMIMGSTRLKAGTATKLVLNMLSTGAMIRLGKTYHNLMVDVKATNFKLRERARRIVMLAADVDYPTADALLTQSEYEVKTAILMHLLHVEAKKARQLLNEHRGMLDAFL, encoded by the coding sequence ATGGAACCCGATAAATCGATCGAACGGTTGGAAACCGAGATGTGGGACCGGACGATGCCCTGGTTGGAGAACCTCAGTACAGTCGAGATGTTGAGAGCGATTAACCAGGCCGATCAAGCTGTCCCGATTTTGGTTGGGGAGCAGATTCCGGTAATTGGCGAGGCAGTTGACCTGATTGCTGAGGTCTTACAACGAGGAGGGCGTTTATTTTATGTTGGCGCAGGAACCAGTGGCCGCTTGGGAATTCTTGATGCGGCAGAATGTCCACCCACATTTAATACGGATCCCACAATGATTCAAGCAATTATGGCGGGCGGACAAGAGGCTATACGACATGCTGTTGAAGGAGCCGAAGATGATGTTGATGCGGGACGGCATGCCATGAAGGATTATGGTATCGATGAGGGTGATGTCGTCGTAGGGTTGTCGGCTTCAGGCCGTACCCCATTCGTTTTGGGAGCACTACGAGAAGCCCGGCAATTGGGAGCACGTACAATTTCGGTGAACTGTAATCGTGATCCCGAAACACAACAATATTCGGACATTACCATTGTCATTCCGACCGGGCCGGAAATGATTATGGGTTCAACCCGTTTGAAAGCCGGGACAGCAACAAAGTTAGTTCTGAATATGTTGTCGACGGGAGCAATGATTCGTCTTGGCAAAACTTATCATAATTTGATGGTGGACGTAAAAGCGACAAATTTTAAATTGCGGGAACGCGCTCGCCGAATTGTTATGTTAGCAGCCGATGTTGATTATCCGACCGCAGATGCTTTATTGACGCAATCAGAATATGAAGTGAAAACAGCCATTTTAATGCATCTATTGCATGTTGAAGCCAAGAAAGCCCGTCAACTTTTAAACGAGCATCGAGGCATGCTTGATGCGTTCTTATAG
- a CDS encoding 3'(2'),5'-bisphosphate nucleotidase CysQ family protein: MVDPLDGTKEFVRGNGEFTINVALIENHQPVIGVIDWPVGDITYMAIKNEGAYRLEKTDSIRLHSHSFSNPANVVISRSHRQSEIDWVRRSQIAIGSIDYVGSALKFCRIAEGRDDVYPRLTPNMEWDSAAGHVLVAEAGGQVVDFLGHPLQYNKPDLHNEGFVAVGDWAAWQEYFTRQGTFSE; encoded by the coding sequence ATGGTCGATCCGCTCGATGGAACCAAAGAATTTGTCCGGGGAAATGGAGAATTTACGATTAATGTGGCACTAATTGAAAACCACCAGCCGGTGATCGGCGTCATTGACTGGCCGGTGGGTGATATAACGTACATGGCTATAAAAAATGAAGGGGCTTACCGACTAGAGAAAACGGACAGTATCCGGCTTCATAGTCATAGTTTTTCGAATCCCGCTAATGTTGTTATCAGTCGTTCCCACCGTCAATCGGAGATAGATTGGGTCCGCCGGAGCCAAATAGCCATTGGTTCGATTGATTATGTCGGGAGTGCTTTAAAATTTTGCCGGATTGCCGAAGGGCGTGATGACGTTTATCCGAGATTGACTCCCAATATGGAATGGGATAGTGCCGCTGGTCATGTTTTGGTAGCTGAAGCGGGAGGCCAGGTGGTCGATTTTCTCGGGCATCCTCTTCAATATAATAAACCCGATTTGCATAACGAAGGATTTGTGGCGGTGGGAGATTGGGCAGCATGGCAAGAGTATTTTACCCGTCAAGGAACATTTTCAGAATAA
- a CDS encoding TIM-barrel domain-containing protein yields the protein MKALTTLHPTQEQAAFVGFVSGYLSTDSLCAIFESENSQEIFHVAITDSGIVHVYWVNGDDAYAILQQEAGYPRTSRVPLHLSVTAYGWEITCDEIRITVDQQGSFQIHAPSGNFALNSFLRHHHSLRCQISSPASESLFGLGEKVGPLNKKGRFWTQWTTDVAPHEDDTDPLYQAIPFALLGQSSGFRGIFLANSARSYVDATDMENLWFGVDDGPLSLYLIPGPQISQVVARYSALTGRMPLMPTFALGFQQSRYSYMTQNEVVEIAKQFRRWHLPLDVIYLDIDYMDGYRIFTFDPDRFSNPQDMISTLDELGISLVTIVDPGVKYDEDYAVYQEGHNQHHFISYLNGLEFLSRVWPGLCAFPDFAKSETRQWWGQWNARWLAQGIKGIWNDMNEPAWWGYTENERACHPDEEVGIVHHTSTGKELPHYLVHNLYALLEAQATFEGIGRVSSFRPFILSRSGFSGIQRYAAVWTGDNTSSWEHLALSIPMCLNLALSGVPMVGPDIGGFLDNATPELFARWIQMGVFFPFARAHTAINTMRHEPWAFGEDVLRIARRYIQYRYRLLPYWYTLMYQAHIDGAPMMRPLCWYDPSDRARNIDDQFFVGENFLVAPIIHKGATRRQVVLPPGLWYDIWNRQWLEGPTEIEVEASLEQLPLFIRQGSIIPLAPRTLSTQYWRDTSPWPASLWVLPGHGQYDLYVDDGRTTAYQNGSFSLIQFFVHTTADSLSVSWRWIRHEFHHDIMNQPVILRIGPIDGTIHQVFLNHNIVPNSRIRNAIVSIPIMLTSDGNVDVIFSH from the coding sequence TTGAAAGCCCTTACAACCTTGCATCCCACCCAGGAACAAGCAGCGTTTGTTGGTTTTGTTTCCGGATATCTCAGCACGGATTCATTATGTGCCATATTTGAATCGGAAAATTCCCAAGAAATATTTCACGTGGCTATTACCGATTCTGGCATTGTTCACGTGTATTGGGTCAATGGCGATGATGCCTATGCCATATTACAACAAGAGGCAGGATATCCACGTACTTCCCGGGTCCCACTACATTTATCCGTGACAGCCTATGGATGGGAAATCACCTGCGACGAGATCCGCATTACCGTGGATCAACAGGGTTCGTTCCAGATTCATGCCCCGTCTGGCAACTTTGCACTCAATTCATTTCTTCGACACCATCATAGTCTGCGGTGCCAAATCTCGTCGCCTGCTTCAGAAAGTTTATTCGGCTTGGGAGAGAAAGTCGGTCCGCTCAACAAAAAGGGGCGTTTTTGGACACAATGGACGACCGATGTCGCGCCCCATGAAGATGACACCGATCCGTTGTATCAAGCGATCCCCTTTGCCCTTTTGGGACAATCCTCAGGATTTCGTGGAATATTTCTGGCCAATAGTGCAAGAAGCTACGTTGACGCCACTGATATGGAAAATTTGTGGTTTGGCGTCGACGACGGTCCCTTAAGTTTGTATTTAATACCCGGCCCCCAAATTTCTCAGGTTGTGGCACGGTACAGTGCTTTGACCGGGCGTATGCCCCTTATGCCGACCTTTGCCTTAGGCTTCCAACAAAGCCGGTACAGCTATATGACGCAAAATGAAGTCGTGGAAATTGCCAAACAGTTTCGGCGTTGGCATTTACCACTGGACGTCATTTATCTGGATATTGACTATATGGATGGTTACCGTATTTTTACCTTTGATCCTGACCGGTTTTCCAATCCTCAAGACATGATTTCCACACTGGATGAGCTCGGAATTAGTCTGGTAACCATTGTCGACCCTGGCGTAAAATACGACGAAGACTATGCCGTCTATCAAGAAGGGCATAATCAACATCATTTTATTTCGTATCTCAACGGCCTAGAATTCCTAAGCCGGGTGTGGCCCGGTTTATGTGCCTTTCCCGATTTTGCTAAATCAGAAACTCGTCAATGGTGGGGTCAGTGGAACGCCAGGTGGTTAGCACAGGGCATTAAAGGGATATGGAATGACATGAACGAGCCAGCATGGTGGGGATACACGGAAAATGAACGGGCATGTCATCCGGATGAAGAAGTGGGTATTGTTCACCATACCTCAACGGGGAAGGAATTGCCGCACTATCTTGTACACAATCTTTATGCGTTATTAGAAGCTCAGGCGACCTTTGAGGGGATTGGTCGTGTATCATCCTTCAGACCTTTTATCCTGAGCCGTTCCGGTTTTAGCGGTATCCAACGTTACGCCGCCGTGTGGACGGGGGACAATACTAGTTCGTGGGAGCATTTGGCTTTATCCATTCCCATGTGCCTCAATTTGGCATTATCCGGCGTCCCTATGGTGGGTCCGGATATTGGCGGGTTTCTCGATAATGCCACCCCCGAGCTGTTTGCTCGGTGGATTCAAATGGGTGTTTTTTTTCCTTTTGCACGGGCCCATACCGCCATTAATACGATGCGTCACGAACCGTGGGCGTTTGGAGAGGATGTGCTTCGCATAGCACGTCGTTATATCCAATATCGTTACCGTTTACTGCCTTATTGGTATACGTTAATGTATCAAGCCCACATCGATGGCGCGCCCATGATGCGGCCCTTGTGTTGGTATGATCCTTCGGACAGGGCGCGGAATATTGATGATCAATTTTTCGTCGGAGAGAATTTTTTGGTTGCGCCGATTATCCATAAAGGGGCAACTCGGCGCCAAGTTGTCCTTCCGCCTGGCCTCTGGTACGATATATGGAACCGTCAGTGGCTTGAAGGGCCTACAGAAATAGAGGTTGAAGCCTCGTTAGAGCAGTTGCCCCTATTTATTCGACAGGGTTCCATAATTCCTTTGGCTCCACGAACCCTCTCGACACAATATTGGAGGGATACCAGTCCTTGGCCTGCTTCGTTGTGGGTTCTTCCGGGTCATGGTCAATATGATCTATACGTCGATGATGGACGGACTACGGCTTACCAAAACGGAAGTTTTTCCTTAATTCAGTTTTTCGTGCATACGACTGCGGATTCCTTGTCAGTATCATGGCGGTGGATTCGCCACGAGTTTCACCATGATATCATGAATCAGCCAGTAATTTTACGCATCGGACCAATCGATGGCACAATTCACCAGGTTTTCTTAAACCATAACATAGTTCCCAATAGTCGAATTCGCAATGCGATCGTCTCAATTCCCATCATGCTAACATCTGACGGGAACGTTGATGTGATTTTTTCTCATTAG